Proteins co-encoded in one Polaromonas vacuolata genomic window:
- the serC gene encoding 3-phosphoserine/phosphohydroxythreonine transaminase, whose translation MTRPFNFSAGPAVLPEEVLSQAAAEMLDWQGSGMGVMEMSHRGKEFISIYEQTQSDLRELLAVPPEFSILFMQGGAIAENAILPLNLSRGQQTDYVVTGNWSERSQKEARKYCSVSIAASNVESNYTSLPKPASWQLSESAQYVHACSNETVHGVEMHTLPDLKSLGSKVPLVLDISSHMASRSIDWTRVDMAYGGAQKNVGPAGLTIVFIRNELLGHALPHCPSAFDYKIVADSESMYNTPPTWAIYVAGLTFKWLKKQGGIAAIEQRNISKAALLYDFIDASSLYQSRVEKDCRSRMNIPFFMRDEKLDAAFLSGAKAAGLLQLKGYKTMGGMRASLYNAMPVAGVQALIDYMRDFEKNQA comes from the coding sequence ATGACCAGACCCTTTAATTTCTCCGCCGGCCCAGCCGTTTTACCCGAAGAAGTATTAAGCCAAGCCGCTGCAGAAATGCTGGACTGGCAAGGCAGCGGCATGGGTGTGATGGAAATGAGCCACCGAGGTAAAGAGTTCATCTCAATTTACGAGCAAACCCAAAGCGACTTGCGCGAATTACTAGCCGTGCCGCCAGAGTTCAGTATTTTGTTCATGCAGGGCGGCGCGATTGCTGAAAACGCTATTTTGCCGCTCAACCTTTCGCGCGGCCAACAGACCGACTATGTGGTGACCGGCAACTGGAGCGAGCGCTCGCAAAAAGAAGCGCGTAAATACTGCAGCGTTTCCATCGCAGCGAGTAACGTAGAGAGCAACTACACCAGCCTGCCTAAGCCAGCGAGCTGGCAGCTAAGCGAATCAGCCCAGTACGTGCACGCCTGCTCGAATGAGACCGTGCACGGGGTTGAAATGCACACTTTGCCTGACCTCAAATCACTGGGTAGCAAAGTCCCGCTGGTATTGGATATTTCATCGCACATGGCGTCCAGAAGCATTGACTGGACACGCGTTGACATGGCTTATGGCGGCGCGCAAAAAAACGTCGGCCCGGCTGGGCTAACGATTGTTTTTATTCGCAATGAGTTGCTGGGACACGCCTTGCCGCATTGCCCTAGTGCTTTCGATTACAAGATCGTGGCTGACAGTGAGTCCATGTACAACACACCGCCCACTTGGGCAATTTACGTTGCTGGCCTGACATTCAAATGGCTTAAAAAGCAAGGTGGTATTGCCGCCATCGAGCAGCGCAACATCAGCAAAGCAGCGCTGCTTTATGACTTTATTGATGCCTCTAGCCTGTACCAGAGTCGGGTTGAGAAAGACTGTCGCTCACGCATGAACATTCCGTTTTTCATGCGCGACGAAAAACTCGACGCAGCCTTTTTATCCGGCGCAAAAGCGGCTGGCTTGCTACAACTCAAAGGCTATAAAACTATGGGTGGCATGCGGGCGAGCTTGTATAACGCCATGCCTGTCGCTGGTGTACAAGCCTTGATTGACTACATGCGAGACTTCGAAAAAAACCAGGCATAA